A genomic segment from Biomphalaria glabrata chromosome 16, xgBioGlab47.1, whole genome shotgun sequence encodes:
- the LOC106078767 gene encoding uncharacterized protein LOC106078767 yields MANYTCRLVSSFLMYMLAVILLSTGLSTSGWYEINGYSFSFGDQTNDYQYQYSSYDADSSTGSPNGYTLAILFTIILAIAFASLCLVLSLVMLCADCCCHITKCMTVIPKIITACATLSGLLADAACVVFLIKLYVYLNKQNIIKVDRIPSYSFFLVALTGIFLMIAGCITSGVKHATVVEDSQIAVQVMVSGSESQSQGTSSYVNTPQNLFMGAGPFYQPQPMTTTNPAPVFNDSTAAYKQIAAKIFITNNATQTSMVNVRKAAN; encoded by the exons ATGGCGAACTATACATGTCGATTGGTTAGCAGCTTCCTGATGTACATGTTAGCTGTGATACTACTTTCTACGGGTTTGAGTACGTCTGGATGGTATGAGATCAACGGATATTCCTTTTCTTTTGGTGATCAGACGAATGATTATCAGTATCAATACAGTTCTTATGATGCAGATTCGAGTACAGGGTCTCCCAACg GCTACACTCTGGCAATACTCTTTACTATTATATTAGCCATCGCCTTTGCCTCGTTGTGCTTAGTTTTAAGTTTGGTCATGCTCTGCGCTGACTGTTGCTGTCACATTACAAAATGTATGACTGTCATCCCAAAGATCATCACAGCCTGTGCCACACTGTCAG GTCTATTGGCTGATGCGGCGTGTGTGGTATTTCTGATCAAACTTTACGTATACCTCAATAAACAGAATATCATTAAGGTTGATCGCATTCCAAGTTACTCATTCTTCCTTGTCGCACTGACAGGAATATTCCTGATGATAGCGGGGTGCATCACTTCCGGTGTGAAACACGCTACAGTCGTTGAAGACTCTCAAATTGCAGTCCAGGTCATGGTTTCGGGATCGGAGAGTCAGTCCCAGGGGACGTCATCCTATGTTAACACGCCGCAAAACCTGTTCATGGGTGCAGGCCCCTTCTATCAGCCCCAACCAATGACCACCACGAACCCAGCTCCAGTTTTTAATGACTCCACTGCTGCTTACAAACAGATTGCAGCGAAGATTTTCATCACCAACAACGCGACCCAGACTTCTATGGTGAACGTTAGAAAGGCTGCTAATTAA